The genomic segment ATGAACGTAGTCTGCTGGCAAGGGGGTGTAGCTGGGCATTTGCGACTCTGACTGATGCTCGTCAACAGGTTGTTTTGCCTGCACGGTCATTGGAGGTGGGGCAAAGCGAGAGGCTTTCGCCTGGGTTTGCGGAGTCCAAGAGGAAGATTTTTGCACTCTTTTGTAGGTCATATTGAGCCTCTCGTGCCAGCGTGGGAAATTTTTAAGCCTTTAGATCATATCTTTGCTTAAATCGTCAAGGACGCATGGGAATAAATTTTAATAAAATAGATACTCCTCTAGATAGATAAAATCTGTAAATTAGGCGATTTCGGGTAAAGGTGGAAAAATCAATGGATATAGCAGCCACTTCTAACTGGTACAAAGCCAACCCTCACTATGTGATGACCGCAGTGGCAGGGATACATCGAGCATTAGAGACCTAATAGTTACAGCTTCTTTCCATCTTTCCCGGAGAATTACTGAGAAGTATGAAAAAATAAAAATCGTAAATTTGCTGTTGTGCTTTAATAGCCAAGCTGGTTCTAAAAGCCTTTTTCCTTTATCCCGAAACTTTAGCCAAACGACTAAAGTCGCGACTATACAAACAAAGCCTGCCTACGCAGGCTGCTATGAAAAGGAGCGGAACCACACAAACAAAGCTTGCCTACGCGGGCTGTCATGAAAAGGGGCTTAGAATAACCAAATTTGCTACAAAATAAATTAATAATTTTTTAAGCTTAAATACTTAACTTTACGATTTGAACTTGCCACTAAATATATTCATCAATCCAGAGAAATTTGAAGGCGTTTAGTTCTAGAGGATAAATCCGTAATTTCCTCATGGCGGTTTGAAGTCAGAAAACTAATGAATATCACAACCACCGACCGCTGGTATAAAAGCAATTCCCACTATCTGATGACCGCAGTAGCGGGAGTGCATCGGAAATTAGAGCAGTACATCGATCGCCAGCAGAATCGAGCCGTTGAAGCAGTTGCGGACGAGCAATTGAATTTAGATGCGATCGCTGCCTCTATGTCAACCCCCTCAGCATTAGAGCAACTCTGCACTACCTTCAACCTGTCTCCCTTCGAGCGCAATATTCTGCTGTTGTGCGTCGGTATGGCAATTTTTCCTAATTTCTCAGCCCTGTGCGCTAACGCTCAAGGAAATCGGGAAATGGCTTATCCGACCTTTGGTTTAGCTTTGGAAGTGTTTCCCCAAAGTCATTGGAGTGCTTTTACCCCCCAAGCACCTCTGCGTCACTGGCAATTACTGCAAGTCGGTACAGGTCAAGTCATTACCTTCTGTTCTTTGCAGATTGATGAGAGCGTGCTGCACTATCTCTTTGGCGAACCGTATCAGGACGATCGCCTGATGAGTCTAATTCAGCCCTTGCCTGTAGAAGCGTATTGCCATACACCCCTACAACCGTCCCACCAGCAGTTAGCAGACAGGCTAGCAGCTATCTTGTCTGAAGCGGGAAATTCTTCTACTTTCTCTATCCCGCAACTGTGTGGTTTAGACGTAGGCGACAAATGGGCAATCGCTGTCGCTGCCTGCGCCCTCATGGGGCATCCCTTAAAACTCATATCCGCCCATCGCTTACCAACCGATCCGGACGACCTGATTCATCTGTTCCGACGCTGGGAACGCGAAGTCGCTTTGACAGGTAGTGTTCTGTTGCTGGATTGCGATCGCTTCAATGCGGGTGATTCAGTCCGAGCAACCTCAATTTTGCAGCTCATTCAAGGCACCACGACCCCACTAATTATTACTACAGAAGAACGGCTGCATTCACCACAACGCCCCCTCATTGCCTTCGACGTTCCCAAACTTACCCGCAGCGAACAACTTGCTATCTGGAAAACTAATCTAGGCTCAGTCGCTGCTGAACTAAACGGACACGTAGAGGAGCTAGTCTCTCAATTCAATCTCAGCAGTCCCGCCATTCAATCTGCCTGCGAACAATTAAAAATTAAAAGTGAAAAATTAGAAATTGAAGTAGATTCTCCAATTCAAAATCAGTTATGGGATTTCTGTCGCGTCCAAGCACGTCCACGCTTAGATGATTTAGCTCAACGCATTGATTCAACTTCTACTTGGGACGACTTGGTGCTGCCAGAAGCACAACGCCAGATTCTGCGTGATATCTCCGCTCATCTTCGGCAACGCGCTAAAGTTTACGAAGTCTGGGGATTTGCTGGTAAGAGCAATCGGGGTTTAGGTATCAGCGCCTTATTTGCAGGGGCTTCCGGTACAGGTAAAACAATGGCAGCAGATGTACTGGCGAAGGAATTGCGGTTAGACCTGTATCGCATCGACTTGAGTGCAGTCGTTAGCAAATATATTGGAGAAACCGAAAAGAACTTGCGGCGGATATTTGATACTGCTGAAGCAGGCGGTGCTATTTTGCTATTCGATGAAGCTGACGCCTTATTTGGGAAACGCACTGAGGTGAAAGATAGCCACGACCGCCACGCTAATGTCGAAGTTAGCTATTTGCTACAGCGCATGGAAGCTTATCAGGGTTTGGCGATTTTGACGACTAACTTGAAAGGTTCGTTAGACCAAGCTTTCCTACGCCGCATCCGATTTATTGTGCAGTTTCCCTTCCCCGATGCCAGCCAACGGGCGGAAATTTGGCAGCGTATCTTCCCCAAAAAGACCCCGACTGAAGGGCTAGATATGAGCAAGCTGGCAAAGCTGAATGTAGCG from the Coleofasciculus sp. FACHB-T130 genome contains:
- a CDS encoding AAA family ATPase; the protein is MNITTTDRWYKSNSHYLMTAVAGVHRKLEQYIDRQQNRAVEAVADEQLNLDAIAASMSTPSALEQLCTTFNLSPFERNILLLCVGMAIFPNFSALCANAQGNREMAYPTFGLALEVFPQSHWSAFTPQAPLRHWQLLQVGTGQVITFCSLQIDESVLHYLFGEPYQDDRLMSLIQPLPVEAYCHTPLQPSHQQLADRLAAILSEAGNSSTFSIPQLCGLDVGDKWAIAVAACALMGHPLKLISAHRLPTDPDDLIHLFRRWEREVALTGSVLLLDCDRFNAGDSVRATSILQLIQGTTTPLIITTEERLHSPQRPLIAFDVPKLTRSEQLAIWKTNLGSVAAELNGHVEELVSQFNLSSPAIQSACEQLKIKSEKLEIEVDSPIQNQLWDFCRVQARPRLDDLAQRIDSTSTWDDLVLPEAQRQILRDISAHLRQRAKVYEVWGFAGKSNRGLGISALFAGASGTGKTMAADVLAKELRLDLYRIDLSAVVSKYIGETEKNLRRIFDTAEAGGAILLFDEADALFGKRTEVKDSHDRHANVEVSYLLQRMEAYQGLAILTTNLKGSLDQAFLRRIRFIVQFPFPDASQRAEIWQRIFPKKTPTEGLDMSKLAKLNVAGGNIRNISLNAAFLAANAGEPVMMKHILQATKSEYVKLERSLTDVEIKGWL